A genomic window from Salvia miltiorrhiza cultivar Shanhuang (shh) chromosome 5, IMPLAD_Smil_shh, whole genome shotgun sequence includes:
- the LOC131026197 gene encoding pectinesterase-like: protein MNWVMFIVLAGAVWLGVAEGVDVEGALQSAASGSVEKICSYTSHAESCSVALTPVANNKSATLTDYLQAAIKVAQQEVEAAKGRPAEIGKAATKPQEKMAVDDCKELLQFAVDELQASMAAVGESSVHTIAEREAELKNWLSAVLSYHETCIDGFETPEIKEGVSKGLLNATELTDNALAIVGSISNLSKSFNMSIKELPDAAKSLLDGFPGWMKSGDRKLLAAGGEPEPNAVVAQDGSGQYKTIQAALDAYPKDLKGGRYVIYVKAGVYDEYITITKDQLNIYMYGDGPRKSIVTGKKSFTDGVSTFKTASFSVIGNGFICKSMGFRNTAGPQGHQAVALRVQSDMSAFFNCRMDGYQDTLYVQTHRQFYRNCLVSGTVDFIFGDSAVILQNCLIIVRKPMEKQKNTVTAQGRTTKNEATGIVIQNCKIVPEKKLEPVRMEIPTYLGRPWKDYSMTLVMESWLADFIQPEGWLPWTGTFALDTCFYREYNNRGPGSTTDKRVNWKGYAVMTNKDEAQRYTVGPFLQGEQWLPATTVPFSLGLAY from the coding sequence atgaATTGGGTTATGTTTATAGTGTTGGCGGGGGCAGTATGGTTGGGGGTTGCGGAGGGCGTTGATGTGGAAGGAGCGCTGCAGTCGGCGGCGTCGGGATCGGTGGAGAAAATCTGCTCATACACGAGCCACGCTGAATCATGCAGCGTGGCCCTGACCCCAGTGGCTAACAACAAAAGCGCGACCTTGACTGACTACCTGCAGGCGGCCATCAAGGTGGCGCAGCAAGAGGTGGAGGCGGCCAAGGGGCGGCCGGCGGAGATCGGGAAGGCGGCGACGAAACCCCAGGAGAAGATGGCGGTGGATGACTGCAAGGAGCTGCTCCAGTTCGCGGTTGATGAGCTGCAGGCGTCGATGGCGGCGGTGGGAGAGAGCAGCGTGCACACGATCGCGGAGCGGGAGGCGGAGCTGAAGAACTGGCTGAGCGCGGTGCTGTCGTACCACGAGACGTGCATCGACGGGTTCGAGACGCCGGAGATAAAGGAGGGCGTATCGAAGGGGCTGTTGAACGCGACGGAGCTGACGGACAACGCGCTGGCCATCGTGGGCTCCATATCCAACCTATCAAAGTCGTTCAACATGAGCATCAAGGAGCTCCCCGACGCCGCCAAGTCGCTGCTGGACGGGTTCCCGGGGTGGATGAAGTCCGGAGACAGGAAGCTGCTGGCGGCCGGGGGGGAGCCGGAGCCGAACGCGGTGGTGGCGCAGGACGGCAGCGGGCAGTACAAGACCATCCAGGCGGCCTTGGACGCGTACCCGAAAGACCTCAAGGGGGGCAGGTACGTCATCTACGTCAAGGCCGGAGTGTACGATGAGTATATTACCATCACCAAGGATCAACTCAACATCTACATGTACGGGGACGGCCCCAGGAAGAGCATCGTCACCGGCAAGAAGAGCTTCACCGACGGCGTCTCCACCTTCAAGACTGCCTCCTTCAGTGTCATCGGCAACGGCTTCATCTGCAAGTCCATGGGATTCCGCAACACGGCAGGCCCCCAGGGCCACCAGGCCGTGGCCCTGCGCGTGCAGTCCGACATGTCCGCCTTCTTCAACTGCAGAATGGACGGCTACCAGGACACGCTGTACGTGCAGACCCACCGCCAGTTCTACCGCAACTGCCTCGTGTCCGGCACGGTGGACTTCATCTTCGGGGACTCCGCGGTCATCCTGCAGAACTGCCTCATCATAGTGCGGAAGCCCATGGAGAAGCAGAAGAACACCGTGACCGCGCAGGGGAGGACCACCAAGAACGAGGCCACCGGGATTGTCATCCAGAACTGCAAGATCGTCCCGGAGAAGAAGCTGGAGCCCGTCAGGATGGAGATCCCCACCTACCTTGGGAGGCCATGGAAGGACTACTCCATGACCTTGGTCATGGAGTCATGGCTCGCCGACTTCATTCAACCCGAGGGCTGGCTCCCGTGGACGGGCACCTTCGCCCTCGACACCTGTTTTTACAGGGAATACAACAACCGTGGCCCCGGCAGCACCACCGATAAAAGGGTCAACTGGAAGGGCTACGCCGTCATGACCAATAAGGATGAAGCTCAGAGGTACACCGTCGGCCCCTTCCTACAAGGAGAACAGTGGCTGCCCGCCACCACCGTCCCCTTCTCCCTCGGCCTCGCTTACTGA
- the LOC131026198 gene encoding 50S ribosomal protein L3-2, mitochondrial — MAAASRGLISRLRHLLSADPALRSLSFAANATQLRSFTAEPEFETTTPRIIEPKPGVMTHDSKRTGAIAVKCGMTALWDKWGARVPITILWMDDNIVSQVKLPETEGLCALQIGCGQKKEKHLRKPEVGHFRAQGVPMKRKLREFPVTEDALLPVGTTLDVRHFVPGQYVDVTGITKGKGFQGGMKRWGFKGMPASHGASLSHRSIGSTGQRDAPGKVFKGKKMPGHMGVEQRTVKNVWIYKIDPARNLLWVRGQVPGATGNFVFIKDAVYKKPNIALLPFPTYFAAEDEDPTQLEPIVADYGDIDPFMAAD; from the exons ATGGCGGCCGCGTCGAGAGGCCTCATTTCTCGTCTCAGGCACCTCCTCTCCGCTGACCCAGCTCTGAGATCCCTATCCTTTGCCGCTAACGCCACCCAGTTGCGGAGCTTCACCGCCGAGCCAGAATTTGAAACCACCACACCCCGAATCATCGAGCCCAAACCCGGCGTTATGACTCACGATTCCAAGCGTACTGGCGCCATCGCCGTTAAATGTGGAATGACGGCACTCTGGGACAAGTGGGGCGCCAGGGTTCCTATTACCATTCTCTGGATGGACGATAACATCGTTTCCCAAGTCAAACTTCCCGAAACTGAAGGCCTTTGTGCGCTTCAG ATTGgatgtggacaaaaaaaagagaagcATTTGAGAAAGCCTGAAGTAGGTCATTTTAGAGCTCAAGGTGTGCCCATGAAAAGGAAGCTCAGGGAATTTCCAGTGACTGAGGATGCTCTTCTTCCTGTCGGAACGACACTAGATGTCCGCCATTTTGTTCCAGGGCAATATGTTGATGTAACCGGAATTACAAAAGGGAAGGGGTTTCAG GGTGGTATGAAAAGGTGGGGATTCAAAGGTATGCCTGCATCACATGGTGCATCATTATCACACCGAAGTATTGGCTCTACTGGTCAAAGGGATGCGCCAGGAAAG GTTTTTAAGGGAAAGAAGATGCCTGGTCATATGGGTGTTGAACAGAGAACAGTTAAAAATGTTTGGATTTACAAAATTGACCCAGCAAGGAACTTGTTGTGGGTGAGAGGCCAG GTCCCGGGCGCAACAGGAAATTTTGTTTTCATAAAAGATGCTGTGTACAAGAAGCCAAACATTGCTTTGCTTCCATTTCCTACTTATTTTGCAGCAGAAGATGAGGACCCAACACAATTGGAACCTATAGTAgctgattatggtgatatagacCCCTTCATGGCAGCAGATTGA